In the Qipengyuania pelagi genome, one interval contains:
- a CDS encoding prolyl hydroxylase family protein — protein MASSATYDTSSLPNPDRAALKRVGAQVRERLAQDTGIYRFPTEDAEIFALGGFLSPSECERLIAMIDAIARPSQLHDQDYAKGFRTSYSGDLDPTHAFVKSVSRRIDDLLGIDPRFGESIQGQRYLPGQEFKPHNDWFYTDQPYWKLENERGGQRSWTAMAFLNKVEEGGHTFFPEIEAAIEPEPGVLLIWNNALPDGTPNEATLHAGTPVVKGQKYVLTKWYRTREWS, from the coding sequence ATGGCCTCCAGCGCGACTTATGACACGTCCTCCCTGCCCAATCCCGATCGCGCCGCGCTCAAACGCGTCGGTGCGCAGGTTCGCGAACGGCTGGCGCAGGATACCGGGATCTATCGCTTCCCGACCGAAGATGCCGAGATTTTCGCGCTCGGCGGCTTTCTGTCGCCTTCCGAATGCGAGCGGCTGATCGCCATGATCGATGCGATCGCGAGGCCTAGCCAGCTGCACGATCAGGATTACGCCAAGGGATTCCGTACGTCCTATTCCGGCGATCTCGACCCGACCCATGCTTTCGTCAAAAGCGTTTCGCGCCGGATCGACGATCTGCTGGGCATCGATCCGCGCTTCGGGGAATCGATCCAGGGGCAGCGCTATCTCCCCGGCCAGGAATTCAAGCCGCATAACGACTGGTTCTATACCGACCAGCCTTACTGGAAACTGGAAAACGAACGCGGAGGCCAGCGCAGCTGGACCGCCATGGCCTTCCTCAACAAGGTGGAGGAAGGCGGACACACCTTCTTCCCCGAAATCGAAGCGGCGATCGAACCCGAACCCGGCGTCCTGCTGATCTGGAACAACGCCCTGCCCGACGGGACGCCCAACGAGGCGACGCTTCATGCGGGAACGCCGGTGGTGAAGGGACAGAAATACGTGCTGACCAAATGGTATCGCACCCGCGAGTGGAGCTGA
- a CDS encoding cytochrome b encodes MPNTNTNRRYSVGAMIFHWTIAIAVIVNWRIAEAAHHAQGADRGAIFANHKALGILILALTLGRLAWRWTHPVPPLPSDLARWEQVLARVVHVIFYVLLIALPLGAWIANSLTGREIDMFGLFTIPPLPIGKNDALGSALFSAHGTGGSIFIYLIGLHILGALKHTFFDRNGGIFRMLPFGKV; translated from the coding sequence ATGCCGAACACCAATACCAATCGTCGATATTCCGTTGGCGCCATGATCTTTCACTGGACCATCGCAATCGCCGTGATCGTGAACTGGCGGATCGCAGAGGCGGCCCATCATGCCCAGGGTGCCGACAGGGGCGCCATCTTCGCCAATCACAAGGCTTTGGGCATCCTCATCCTGGCCCTGACGCTGGGGCGGCTCGCCTGGCGCTGGACCCACCCGGTCCCTCCCTTGCCCTCGGATCTCGCCAGGTGGGAACAGGTGTTGGCGCGCGTGGTGCACGTCATCTTCTACGTGCTGCTGATCGCTCTTCCGCTGGGCGCATGGATCGCCAATTCCCTCACCGGACGCGAGATCGACATGTTCGGCCTGTTCACGATTCCACCGCTGCCGATTGGGAAGAACGATGCGTTGGGCAGCGCGCTGTTCTCGGCTCACGGAACCGGCGGCTCGATCTTCATCTATCTGATCGGCCTGCATATTCTCGGCGCGCTCAAGCACACCTTCTTCGACAGGAATGGCGGCATCTTCCGTATGCTGCCCTTCGGAAAAGTCTAG
- a CDS encoding RcnB family protein, with translation MTNILLKGSALGALAVALGLSAMSASAAPAVDFDAPMVAIDTGVSAQAAELAQDRDQYRRGRSERSERRQVLRERAAAPDAAVAPARAQRAQEARRTETQQRAQRPDRSGQGDSRDGNVFRRANEALREQARADAARRDARQDARDQRSPSGSNWRERREDARERQQDRREDWRDRRQDRREDARDQQQDRRDAYRDQRNWRDQRDQSRYRDQRSWDQSRYRDQRQAYRNGYGRYYDGRRWNDYRVWNRSDWRRNQRYDWHRYRAANRSLFNIGRYYSPYRNHRYSRISIGFTLGSGFYSNRYYINDPWRYRLPEVYGPYRWVRYYDDVLLVDIYSGEVVDVIYDFFW, from the coding sequence ATGACGAATATCTTATTGAAAGGCAGCGCCCTGGGGGCCTTGGCGGTTGCGCTTGGCCTCTCGGCCATGTCGGCCTCGGCTGCCCCCGCCGTCGATTTCGACGCGCCGATGGTGGCGATCGATACCGGCGTATCGGCGCAGGCTGCGGAACTCGCGCAGGATCGCGACCAGTATCGTCGTGGGCGCAGCGAGCGCAGTGAACGCCGTCAGGTGCTTCGCGAGCGGGCCGCCGCGCCCGATGCCGCGGTCGCACCCGCCCGCGCTCAGCGAGCCCAGGAAGCGCGCCGCACCGAAACTCAGCAGCGCGCGCAACGGCCCGATCGTTCGGGCCAGGGGGACTCGCGGGACGGCAACGTCTTCCGCCGCGCCAACGAAGCGCTTCGCGAACAGGCCCGCGCCGATGCGGCCCGCCGTGACGCACGCCAGGACGCGCGCGACCAGCGCAGCCCCTCTGGGAGCAATTGGCGCGAGCGGCGCGAGGACGCTCGCGAGCGTCAGCAGGATCGGCGCGAGGATTGGCGCGATCGTCGGCAGGATCGTCGCGAGGATGCGCGAGACCAGCAGCAGGACCGCCGCGACGCCTATCGCGACCAGAGGAACTGGCGCGACCAGCGCGATCAGAGCCGCTATCGCGACCAGCGAAGCTGGGATCAGAGCCGCTATCGCGACCAGCGTCAGGCCTATCGCAATGGCTATGGCCGCTATTACGATGGACGCCGTTGGAACGATTACCGTGTCTGGAACCGCAGCGACTGGCGCCGGAACCAGCGCTACGACTGGCATCGATATCGCGCCGCCAATCGCAGCCTGTTCAATATCGGCCGGTATTATTCGCCCTATCGCAATCACCGCTACAGCCGGATTTCGATCGGTTTCACGCTCGGCAGCGGCTTCTATTCCAACCGCTATTATATCAACGATCCGTGGCGTTATCGCCTGCCCGAAGTCTACGGCCCCTATCGCTGGGTGCGCTATTACGACGACGTCCTGCTGGTCGATATCTACAGCGGCGAAGTGGTCGACGTGATCTACGACTTCTTCTGGTAG
- a CDS encoding pyridoxamine 5'-phosphate oxidase family protein: MFDTLDAVRTDIAQRLKRGASDRKSAFHCPAIATADADARIMVLRAFDEDAWTLRFNTDARAPKVAAIGESAPVGVLFYDAGAKIQLRCRGTGRIEHYGPIADAAWEEATNFARRCYLGDGPGAVSDGPTSGLPERFEGVEPSDEDLEPARENFAVLLVTVEEADWFYLSNDGHVRAQFLHGKGRWVAP; this comes from the coding sequence ATGTTCGACACTCTCGACGCCGTCCGAACCGATATCGCCCAGCGCCTGAAGCGCGGCGCGAGCGATCGGAAATCGGCCTTCCATTGCCCCGCTATTGCCACTGCGGATGCCGACGCCCGGATCATGGTCCTGCGCGCCTTTGACGAGGATGCATGGACCCTGCGCTTCAACACCGATGCCCGCGCTCCCAAGGTGGCGGCGATCGGTGAAAGCGCGCCGGTGGGTGTGCTGTTCTACGATGCCGGAGCGAAGATCCAGCTCCGCTGCCGGGGCACCGGACGGATCGAGCACTATGGCCCCATCGCCGACGCTGCATGGGAGGAAGCGACCAATTTCGCGCGGCGCTGCTATCTGGGTGACGGCCCCGGCGCGGTATCGGACGGACCGACAAGCGGGCTTCCCGAGCGGTTCGAAGGGGTCGAGCCCAGCGACGAAGACCTAGAACCAGCGCGCGAGAATTTCGCGGTCCTGCTGGTCACGGTCGAGGAAGCGGACTGGTTCTACCTGTCCAATGACGGCCATGTGCGCGCGCAATTCCTGCACGGCAAAGGCCGATGGGTGGCGCCCTAA
- a CDS encoding FKBP-type peptidyl-prolyl cis-trans isomerase — protein MTTPTNGDTVTIDYVLKRGDGEQVGTTAQSGPQDVQLGAGQIFPQIEAALTDMKVGDEQSVSIPCDSAFGQRQDALVVDIPRENLPPEPAPQPGMALQAQSPDGQPMTLYVVEVGETAVKADGNHPLAGEDLTFDITLRDIKQAA, from the coding sequence ATGACGACTCCCACAAACGGCGACACCGTGACCATCGACTACGTCCTCAAGCGGGGGGACGGCGAACAGGTCGGCACCACCGCGCAGAGCGGGCCGCAGGACGTTCAACTCGGCGCGGGCCAGATCTTCCCGCAGATCGAGGCGGCCCTGACCGATATGAAGGTGGGCGACGAGCAGAGCGTCTCCATCCCCTGCGACAGCGCCTTCGGGCAGCGCCAGGACGCGCTCGTGGTCGACATTCCGCGCGAGAACCTGCCGCCCGAACCCGCCCCGCAGCCGGGAATGGCCTTGCAGGCGCAATCGCCCGATGGCCAGCCGATGACGCTCTATGTCGTCGAGGTCGGCGAAACGGCCGTCAAGGCTGACGGAAATCACCCGCTCGCGGGCGAGGACCTCACATTTGACATCACACTGCGCGATATCAAGCAGGCTGCGTGA
- the ettA gene encoding energy-dependent translational throttle protein EttA → MSAQYAYVMKNMTKTFPGAQKPVLSNINLQFYQGAKIGIVGPNGAGKSTLIKIMAGIDKDYTGEAWAGENITVGYLEQEPELDESKTVLENVKDGARDIADMVERFNQIGMEMGEEDADFDALSTEMSDLQDKIDAVDGWTLDNQLEVAMEALRCPPGDWPVTDLSGGEKRRVALTRLLIQKPSILLLDEPTNHLDAESVQWLENHLKEYAGAVLMITHDRYFLDNVVGWILELDRGSYYPYEGNYSTYLEKKAKRLEQESREESGRSKALSRELEWIRQTPSARQTKSKARIRKFEELQESQNDRKPGKAQIVIQVPERLGGKVIEANNISKAYGDKLLFENLSFMLPPGGIVGVIGPNGAGKSTLFKILTGKEEPDSGTVEIGSTVHLGYVDQSRDHLNPSNNVWEEISDGLDYMKVNGHDTSTRAYVGAFNFKGQDQQKNVGKLSGGERNRVHMAKMLKEGGNVLLLDEPTNDLDVETLGALEEAIENFAGCAVVISHDRFFLDRLATHILAFEGDSHVEWFEGNFEAYEEDKRRRLGDAADRPTRLAYKKLTR, encoded by the coding sequence GTGTCCGCCCAATACGCCTATGTCATGAAGAACATGACCAAGACCTTCCCCGGCGCCCAGAAGCCGGTCCTGTCGAACATCAACCTGCAATTCTACCAAGGCGCCAAGATCGGCATCGTCGGCCCCAACGGCGCCGGTAAATCGACGCTGATCAAGATCATGGCCGGGATCGACAAGGACTATACCGGCGAAGCCTGGGCGGGCGAGAACATCACCGTCGGCTATCTCGAGCAGGAGCCGGAGCTCGACGAGAGCAAGACCGTGCTCGAAAACGTCAAGGACGGCGCGCGCGACATCGCCGACATGGTCGAACGCTTCAACCAGATCGGCATGGAAATGGGCGAGGAAGACGCCGATTTCGACGCGCTCAGCACCGAGATGTCCGATCTCCAGGACAAGATCGACGCGGTCGATGGCTGGACGCTCGACAACCAGCTCGAAGTCGCGATGGAAGCGCTGCGCTGCCCTCCCGGCGACTGGCCCGTCACCGATCTTTCGGGCGGTGAGAAGCGCCGCGTGGCGCTCACCCGCCTGCTTATCCAGAAGCCGTCGATCCTGCTGCTGGACGAGCCGACCAACCACCTCGACGCGGAATCCGTACAGTGGCTGGAAAACCACCTCAAGGAGTATGCGGGCGCGGTGCTGATGATCACCCACGATCGCTACTTCCTCGACAATGTGGTGGGCTGGATCCTCGAGCTCGATCGCGGATCGTATTACCCCTACGAGGGCAATTACTCGACCTATCTCGAGAAGAAGGCCAAGCGCCTCGAACAGGAAAGCCGCGAGGAATCGGGCCGCTCCAAGGCGCTCAGCCGCGAACTCGAATGGATCCGCCAGACCCCCAGCGCGCGCCAGACCAAGTCCAAGGCGCGTATCCGCAAGTTCGAGGAATTGCAGGAGAGCCAGAACGATCGCAAGCCCGGCAAGGCGCAGATCGTCATCCAGGTGCCCGAACGTCTGGGCGGCAAGGTGATCGAAGCGAACAACATCTCGAAGGCCTATGGCGACAAGCTGTTGTTCGAAAACCTGTCCTTCATGCTGCCGCCGGGCGGCATCGTCGGCGTGATCGGGCCGAACGGTGCGGGTAAGTCGACGCTCTTCAAGATCCTGACCGGCAAGGAAGAACCCGACAGCGGAACCGTCGAAATCGGCTCGACCGTCCATCTCGGCTATGTCGACCAGAGCCGCGACCATCTGAACCCGTCGAACAATGTCTGGGAGGAAATCTCGGACGGGCTCGATTATATGAAGGTCAACGGCCACGACACCAGCACCCGCGCCTATGTCGGGGCCTTCAACTTCAAGGGACAGGACCAGCAGAAGAACGTCGGCAAGCTGTCGGGCGGCGAACGCAATCGCGTCCACATGGCCAAGATGCTGAAAGAAGGCGGCAACGTCCTGCTGCTGGACGAACCGACCAACGACCTCGACGTGGAAACGCTTGGTGCGCTGGAAGAAGCGATCGAGAACTTCGCCGGCTGCGCCGTGGTCATCAGCCACGACCGCTTCTTCCTCGACCGTCTCGCCACCCACATCCTCGCCTTCGAGGGCGACAGCCATGTCGAATGGTTCGAGGGTAATTTCGAGGCTTACGAGGAAGACAAGCGCCGCCGCCTGGGCGATGCGGCGGATCGGCCTACGCGCCTCGCCTACAAGAAGCTGACGCGCTGA
- a CDS encoding M20/M25/M40 family metallo-hydrolase, which translates to MTRTAMLAAALLATVATPVVAQADPVASAADAALTQDRYAWDFVEGVTTEVGPRQAGTEAEQRGRDWAVAWLKRNGFVNVADEPFEMDTWVPGDTHKAEILSPYAQPLVIQPLGNSASTGPDGIEAEVVEFENVDALRAAPDGSLEGKIAYISHSMTPTQDGSQYGFAGPARWVGAGIAASKGAVATIIKAVGTDYHRNPHTGGTSFPDGVEPTPAGALSLPDAANLERMFDRAQGTPIRMKLTLTPRRLGMTTSGNVVGEIVGRDPSLPPVLVACHLDSWWNGTGAFDDGAGCGIVAAAAKHAASGAQPLRTIRVLMAGAEETGLWGSKAYSAAHIDEPIAVGLESDFGADRIWRFESNFREANPALHARIASAVARFGVSNGTAVATGGADIDIARDQKTAIIDLQQDGTRYFDLHHTPDDTLDKIDPVQLRQNVAVWTQVVGILANEPGAILPR; encoded by the coding sequence ATGACCAGAACCGCCATGCTCGCCGCCGCCCTCCTCGCCACCGTCGCCACCCCTGTGGTGGCGCAGGCCGATCCCGTCGCCTCTGCCGCCGATGCGGCGCTGACGCAGGATCGCTATGCCTGGGATTTCGTCGAAGGCGTCACCACCGAAGTCGGCCCGCGTCAGGCAGGCACCGAGGCGGAGCAGCGCGGACGCGACTGGGCGGTCGCCTGGCTCAAGCGCAACGGCTTCGTAAACGTCGCGGACGAGCCGTTCGAGATGGATACCTGGGTGCCGGGCGATACGCATAAGGCGGAAATCCTCAGCCCCTATGCCCAGCCGCTGGTCATCCAGCCGCTCGGCAACAGCGCCTCGACCGGGCCGGACGGGATCGAGGCGGAAGTGGTCGAGTTCGAGAACGTCGACGCGCTGCGCGCTGCGCCCGATGGCAGCCTCGAGGGCAAGATCGCTTATATCTCGCATTCGATGACGCCGACGCAGGACGGCTCGCAATACGGGTTTGCAGGGCCCGCGCGCTGGGTCGGCGCGGGGATCGCGGCGAGCAAGGGCGCGGTAGCGACCATCATCAAGGCGGTGGGAACCGATTATCATCGCAACCCGCATACCGGCGGCACCAGCTTCCCCGATGGCGTCGAGCCGACCCCGGCCGGCGCGCTGAGCCTGCCCGATGCGGCGAATCTCGAACGCATGTTCGACCGCGCGCAGGGTACGCCGATCCGCATGAAGCTGACGCTGACGCCGCGCCGTCTGGGCATGACGACGAGCGGCAATGTCGTCGGCGAAATCGTCGGGCGCGATCCCTCGCTGCCGCCGGTGCTCGTCGCCTGCCATCTCGACAGCTGGTGGAACGGGACCGGCGCATTCGACGATGGGGCGGGCTGCGGCATCGTCGCGGCGGCGGCGAAACATGCGGCCTCGGGCGCACAGCCGCTGCGCACCATTCGCGTGCTGATGGCGGGCGCGGAGGAAACCGGCCTGTGGGGCTCCAAGGCCTATAGCGCCGCCCATATCGACGAACCGATTGCGGTGGGGCTGGAAAGCGATTTCGGCGCCGATCGCATCTGGCGCTTCGAAAGCAATTTCCGTGAAGCCAATCCGGCGCTCCACGCCCGGATCGCCAGCGCGGTGGCGCGCTTCGGCGTGTCGAACGGCACGGCTGTCGCAACCGGCGGTGCGGATATCGACATCGCCCGCGACCAGAAGACCGCGATCATCGACCTTCAGCAGGACGGCACCCGCTATTTCGACCTGCACCACACGCCCGACGATACGCTGGACAAGATCGATCCGGTCCAGCTGCGCCAGAACGTGGCGGTGTGGACGCAGGTGGTCGGTATCCTGGCGAACGAGCCGGGTGCGATCCTGCCGCGTTGA
- a CDS encoding GGDEF domain-containing protein yields MMQNQIIGLINPAIALLFAATFLLLWWRDRAARHVLAMGLGYFGTAIGFLAFHFDSTGDSTSSVLITHFGYSAGVCGTVWGVCRRAGVRVRVPIMAAIVVATAIALATGDVASNVNARIYASNTCYGILMALGAQILSRSGRTAAIDRVLLWIMILSAAQFFIRPFTTILYQGVVSGEVYRESVFYAVMVAMVAVVSLMMAMAMVAACIVDLMHKVRDDSSRDLLTGLYARKAFESRATDLIEQAHANGIVASAIVADIDYFKRVNDIWGHQAGDHAIATFGRLIARMVRDGDHAGRIGGEEFCVIVWQCDGAGATGLADRIRREMSCLPIEGLPSDIRLTASFGVAEMKPGEGYGKLFARADAALYRAKQAGRNCVMQDGGNAMPSGAIASIAAAHA; encoded by the coding sequence ATGATGCAGAACCAGATCATCGGCCTCATCAATCCGGCGATCGCGCTGCTTTTCGCGGCGACTTTTCTGCTTCTGTGGTGGCGCGATCGGGCGGCGCGGCATGTGCTGGCCATGGGGCTGGGCTATTTCGGGACGGCCATCGGATTCCTGGCCTTTCACTTCGATTCCACCGGGGATTCGACTTCGTCGGTCCTGATCACGCATTTCGGATATTCCGCAGGCGTTTGCGGGACGGTTTGGGGGGTCTGCCGCCGGGCGGGCGTGCGCGTCCGCGTTCCGATCATGGCGGCGATCGTGGTCGCGACGGCGATCGCGCTCGCCACTGGCGATGTCGCGTCGAATGTGAATGCCCGCATCTACGCGTCCAACACCTGTTACGGTATCTTGATGGCACTCGGCGCGCAGATTCTATCGCGTAGCGGACGAACCGCGGCGATCGACCGGGTGCTGCTGTGGATCATGATACTGTCCGCCGCGCAGTTCTTCATCCGCCCCTTCACGACAATCCTCTACCAGGGCGTGGTGAGCGGCGAGGTCTATCGCGAGTCAGTGTTCTATGCCGTGATGGTGGCGATGGTAGCGGTGGTGTCGCTGATGATGGCGATGGCGATGGTCGCGGCCTGCATCGTCGATCTGATGCACAAGGTGAGGGACGATTCCTCGCGCGATCTGCTTACGGGCCTTTACGCGCGCAAAGCCTTCGAAAGCCGGGCGACGGACCTGATCGAGCAGGCTCATGCCAATGGGATCGTGGCGAGCGCGATCGTGGCCGACATCGATTATTTCAAGCGGGTCAATGACATCTGGGGGCATCAGGCGGGGGACCATGCCATCGCGACCTTCGGGCGGCTGATTGCGCGCATGGTGCGCGATGGCGATCATGCGGGCCGGATCGGCGGCGAGGAATTCTGCGTGATCGTGTGGCAATGCGACGGGGCGGGCGCGACGGGCCTCGCAGATCGCATCCGGCGCGAGATGAGCTGTCTGCCGATAGAAGGGCTTCCTTCCGATATTCGTCTGACTGCGAGCTTCGGGGTGGCAGAAATGAAGCCGGGCGAAGGCTATGGCAAGCTGTTCGCGCGGGCCGATGCCGCATTGTATCGGGCCAAGCAAGCCGGCCGGAACTGCGTGATGCAGGATGGTGGAAACGCAATGCCATCCGGCGCGATCGCTTCGATTGCCGCCGCCCACGCCTGA
- a CDS encoding MATE family efflux transporter, with protein sequence MRSRSLSLSAPIDTRAIWAIALPAMVTNVATALIGVGDMWIVGRLGDAPTQGAVDIRARLFAMLFVVMNFLKTGTTGLVAQAGTRSEGGAGGEAQAALLLRGLVVGVTIAALLLVLKPVLLPRLLGVLGAEGGVLGAARIYADIRYWSAPAVLANFALVGFLVGQRRMRAVLAFEVAYNLLNLALGLFLALGLDWGIAGIGWSSFVAEYAKLAAIALFVLRGETGRAIRAAARSASILSLTKLRPFLSVNRDLFLRTVVLMIALAALTRLSAERGPVVLAANGIFHQLFVLMALLLDGFENAAQVLNGERRGADDRAGFTAYMRAILWRGFALAACVSLALALFAGPLIDAFAATPAVAETGRSYAIWLAIMPFAGVAAFVFDGVFVGASWTRALLVSMIGAAAVYALSLWLTWPLGNDGLWLSFVLFLALRAGFQLVLVPRLLRQEFGTERL encoded by the coding sequence ATGCGGTCCCGTTCCTTGTCCCTTTCAGCGCCGATAGACACGCGGGCGATCTGGGCTATCGCCCTGCCCGCCATGGTCACCAATGTCGCCACCGCGCTGATCGGCGTCGGCGATATGTGGATTGTCGGACGGTTGGGCGATGCGCCGACGCAGGGCGCGGTCGATATCAGGGCGCGGCTGTTCGCCATGCTGTTCGTCGTCATGAACTTCCTCAAGACAGGCACCACGGGGCTGGTCGCCCAGGCAGGAACGCGCAGCGAAGGCGGGGCTGGCGGCGAAGCGCAGGCGGCCCTGCTGCTACGCGGCCTCGTGGTCGGTGTGACGATCGCTGCGCTGCTGCTGGTGCTCAAGCCCGTGCTCCTGCCGCGCCTGCTCGGCGTGTTGGGCGCCGAGGGCGGTGTCCTCGGAGCGGCGCGCATCTATGCCGACATCCGATACTGGAGCGCGCCCGCCGTGTTGGCGAATTTCGCCCTGGTCGGCTTCCTCGTCGGGCAGAGACGGATGCGTGCCGTGCTCGCCTTCGAGGTGGCCTATAACCTTCTCAATCTCGCGCTTGGGCTATTCCTCGCCCTGGGCCTCGATTGGGGTATCGCCGGGATCGGCTGGTCCAGCTTCGTCGCCGAATATGCCAAGCTTGCCGCGATCGCGCTGTTCGTGCTGCGCGGCGAGACGGGGCGCGCGATACGAGCCGCCGCACGCTCCGCTTCGATCCTCTCGCTGACGAAATTGCGCCCTTTCCTGTCGGTCAATCGCGACCTGTTTTTGAGGACCGTGGTGCTGATGATCGCGCTCGCCGCCCTCACCCGCCTCAGTGCGGAGCGGGGCCCAGTGGTGCTGGCTGCGAACGGGATCTTCCACCAGCTCTTCGTCCTCATGGCGCTGCTGCTCGACGGGTTCGAGAATGCGGCGCAGGTCCTCAACGGAGAGCGGCGCGGGGCCGACGACCGGGCGGGCTTTACCGCCTATATGCGGGCGATCCTGTGGCGCGGCTTCGCGCTCGCTGCCTGCGTATCGCTCGCGCTGGCGTTGTTCGCAGGGCCACTGATCGACGCCTTCGCCGCGACGCCCGCCGTGGCCGAGACCGGACGCTCCTATGCAATATGGCTCGCGATCATGCCCTTCGCTGGCGTCGCGGCCTTCGTGTTCGACGGCGTTTTCGTTGGGGCGAGCTGGACGCGCGCTCTGCTCGTTTCCATGATCGGCGCGGCGGCGGTCTATGCCCTGTCGCTGTGGCTGACCTGGCCGCTGGGCAATGACGGTCTGTGGCTGTCCTTCGTCCTGTTCCTGGCCCTCAGGGCAGGGTTCCAGCTCGTGCTGGTCCCCCGCCTGCTGCGCCAGGAATTCGGCACGGAACGGCTATGA
- a CDS encoding DEAD/DEAH box helicase: MPFPQSPAPLAQALSSRGYDTPTSVQEAVLQPEARGRDLVVSAQTGSGKTVAFGLAFADQVLGEDGDLFSRGAPSALVIAPTRELALQVSKELGWLYEKTGARIASCVGGMNPQAERRALKAGATIVVGTPGRLRDHIERGALDLSALAVVVLDEADEMLDMGFREELEYILDATPQGRRVLMFSATMPRPIEAMARRYQQDALRIATGGQERGHGDIAYQAVAVPPAAIETAVVNLLRFHEAETAILFCATRERVRQLHTVLQDRGFAAVALSGEHSQSERNQALQALRDGRARVCVATDVAARGIDLPSLTLVIHVDLPRDAETLQHRSGRTGRAGRKGTAVMVVPFNRRRRTEGMLRHAGIETLWIDVPDRKAVLAQDRTRLLETLLQPIDAASVEDADRELADTLLNERSPRDIALLLAQAYRAKLPEPEEFSAQTVDAHRAAQKEKHRAGFEDTVWFRLDVGRRRNADPRWILPILCRRGGITRNEIGAIRIGPNETYFQIPRTVADSFASTAAKTAGQDEKGGELTIERSAEGPRVQARENGRKKRHQDFHPKPSNRHDARRKRNA, translated from the coding sequence ATGCCGTTCCCCCAATCCCCCGCCCCACTGGCCCAAGCCCTGTCCTCGCGCGGATACGATACGCCGACCTCGGTGCAGGAGGCCGTGCTGCAACCCGAAGCGAGGGGGCGCGATCTGGTCGTGTCCGCACAGACCGGGTCGGGCAAGACAGTGGCCTTCGGTCTCGCCTTCGCAGATCAAGTGCTGGGCGAAGACGGCGATCTGTTTTCGCGCGGCGCCCCGTCGGCCCTCGTGATCGCTCCGACGCGCGAGCTGGCCCTTCAGGTCAGCAAGGAACTGGGCTGGCTGTATGAAAAGACCGGCGCGCGTATCGCATCCTGCGTCGGCGGGATGAACCCGCAGGCCGAACGCCGTGCCCTGAAGGCGGGCGCCACCATCGTGGTCGGCACGCCCGGTCGGTTGCGCGATCACATCGAGCGCGGCGCGCTCGACCTCTCGGCGCTTGCCGTCGTCGTGCTCGACGAAGCGGACGAAATGCTCGACATGGGTTTTCGCGAGGAGCTGGAATACATCCTCGACGCCACGCCCCAGGGGCGGCGCGTGCTGATGTTCTCCGCCACCATGCCGCGCCCGATCGAAGCGATGGCGCGCCGTTACCAGCAGGATGCGCTGCGCATCGCCACGGGAGGCCAGGAACGCGGCCATGGGGACATCGCCTATCAGGCTGTCGCCGTCCCCCCCGCCGCGATCGAGACGGCGGTCGTCAATCTCCTGCGCTTCCACGAGGCGGAGACCGCGATCCTGTTCTGCGCCACGCGCGAGCGGGTGCGGCAATTGCACACCGTCCTGCAGGATCGCGGTTTCGCTGCTGTCGCACTGTCGGGCGAACATTCCCAGTCGGAGCGCAACCAGGCCCTCCAGGCCTTGCGTGACGGGCGCGCGCGGGTCTGCGTGGCCACGGATGTCGCCGCGCGCGGGATCGACCTGCCTTCGCTGACGCTGGTCATCCATGTCGACTTGCCGCGCGATGCGGAGACCTTGCAGCACCGCTCGGGCCGCACCGGGCGCGCCGGGCGCAAGGGTACGGCGGTGATGGTGGTCCCCTTCAACCGCCGTCGCCGCACCGAAGGGATGCTGCGCCACGCCGGGATCGAGACGCTGTGGATCGACGTGCCCGATCGCAAGGCGGTGCTGGCGCAGGATCGCACGCGTCTCCTCGAAACGCTGTTGCAGCCGATCGACGCCGCTTCGGTCGAGGACGCGGATCGCGAGCTTGCCGATACCCTTCTCAACGAGCGCAGCCCGCGCGACATCGCGCTGCTATTGGCGCAGGCCTATCGCGCCAAGCTGCCCGAACCGGAGGAGTTTTCGGCCCAGACCGTGGATGCCCATCGCGCCGCGCAGAAAGAGAAGCACCGCGCCGGGTTCGAGGATACGGTCTGGTTCCGGCTCGATGTCGGACGCCGCCGCAATGCCGATCCGCGCTGGATCCTGCCGATCCTGTGCCGCCGCGGCGGGATCACCCGCAACGAGATCGGCGCGATCCGCATCGGTCCCAACGAAACCTATTTCCAGATCCCCCGCACCGTCGCCGACAGTTTCGCCAGCACCGCGGCGAAGACCGCCGGTCAGGATGAAAAGGGTGGCGAGCTGACGATCGAGCGCTCCGCCGAAGGGCCGCGTGTCCAGGCACGCGAGAATGGGCGCAAGAAGCGGCATCAGGATTTCCATCCCAAACCGTCGAACCGCCACGACGCGCGGCGCAAGCGCAACGCCTGA